From Arcticibacter tournemirensis, one genomic window encodes:
- a CDS encoding glycosyltransferase family 2 protein — MQNFAPIALFVYNRPDHARRTLASLQKNLLADESRLFIFSDGARQGQEENVRAVRELIRNAEGFKSVEVIEREHNYGLANSVIDGVSRLTREYGKVIVIEDDVISSPYMLEFFNDGLQRYERQEKVMHITAFMYPIKTNDLPESFFLRIASSQAWATWDRAWKYFEPDIDKLMSSFTPQTKFQFEVEGAMNFWKHLREFKAGKNNSWAIRWYASVFLQNGLSLNPAVSMIDNIGHDGSGVHSGVSTIYKGNINKTRVTQFPVELKEDKNALIAVKDFLKHRKGSLMRRGVRYINNILVRLQKGTLFQKT, encoded by the coding sequence ATGCAGAATTTCGCCCCTATCGCGTTATTTGTTTACAACCGGCCCGATCATGCCAGACGGACGTTGGCCTCTCTTCAGAAAAACCTTCTTGCCGACGAGTCGCGACTATTTATATTTTCTGATGGAGCCAGACAGGGACAGGAAGAAAATGTAAGAGCAGTGCGTGAGCTTATTAGAAATGCAGAAGGCTTTAAATCTGTCGAAGTTATCGAACGGGAGCATAATTACGGTCTCGCTAATTCCGTTATTGATGGGGTTAGTCGTCTTACCCGTGAATATGGAAAGGTGATTGTCATTGAGGATGACGTCATCTCGTCACCATATATGCTGGAGTTTTTTAACGATGGATTGCAGCGGTACGAACGACAGGAAAAGGTCATGCATATTACGGCATTCATGTATCCAATCAAGACGAATGATCTTCCCGAGAGTTTTTTCCTTCGGATAGCCAGCAGTCAGGCCTGGGCTACGTGGGACAGGGCATGGAAGTATTTTGAGCCTGATATCGATAAGTTGATGAGCAGTTTTACTCCTCAAACAAAATTTCAGTTTGAAGTTGAAGGAGCTATGAATTTCTGGAAGCATTTAAGAGAGTTTAAAGCAGGGAAAAACAATTCATGGGCAATCAGATGGTATGCCTCCGTATTTTTACAGAACGGGTTATCACTGAACCCAGCGGTATCAATGATTGATAATATTGGTCATGACGGATCGGGAGTGCATTCAGGTGTTAGTACGATTTACAAGGGCAATATTAACAAAACCCGTGTTACCCAGTTTCCAGTTGAGTTGAAGGAGGATAAGAATGCTTTAATTGCAGTTAAAGACTTTTTGAAACATCGGAAAGGTTCATTAATGCGCCGGGGAGTTCGTTATATAAATAACATACTAGTGAGACTGCAAAAGGGAACTTTATTTCAAAAAACCTAA